CGCCTCGCCGGCCCATCGGAGGCGCGCCAGCCCTGGCCGTCAGGCGAGGCGGGTGGCGAGGGCGAGGTAGCGGTCGTCGCCGTCGTCGACCGGGCCGGGGTCCCAGCCGGTCGACCGCAGGAGCCCGGGGAGGCGGGACGGGTCGCGGGGGTCCTCCGTCGACGGCTCGCCGCCGTGGCGGGCGGCCAGCGCCCGGCGCCCGATCGGGTGGAACAGGGCCAGCCGGCCGCCCGGCCGGGTGACGCGGCCCAGCTCGGCGAGGCCGGCGACCGGGTCGGGCAGGTGGGGTAGGTAGCCGGCGGCGAGGACGGCGTCGACGGACGCGGCCGGCAGCGGAAGGCGGAGGCCGTCGGCGAGGACGAGCCCGCCGCCGCCCGGCCCGCCCCGTCCCCGCCGGGCGGCCTCGGCCAGCATCTCGGGGGTGGCGTCGACGGCGACCACCGTGCCGTCCGGGCCGACGGCGGCCCGCAGCGCCGGCACGGCGCGACCCGTGCCGCAGCCGGCGTCGAGCACGGTCGCGCCCCGGGGCGGGGCGAGGTCGGCGACGGCCCGCTCGTAGGCCGGCTCGTCGCCGGGGAAGCGCTCGTCCCACCCGGCGGCGCGGGGGCCGAAGAACGCCCGGGTCTCGTCGACGTGGTCGATGGCGCGAGCATGCCCGGCCGGCGCGGCGCCGTGGGACGATGCCGGCGTGGCCGCCGCCGTGCACGTGTGGGTCGGCGAGGACGGGCCGAGGAGCGAGGCGGCGACGGTCGACGTCGACCGGGGGTCGGGCGTGCTGCGGGCGGCGGTGACGGTCGCCTGGTTCGGCCCGGAACCGTGGCGGCTCGACTACGAGGTTTCCACCCACGCCGGGTACGCCACGGCCGGGGTCTCGTTGGTGGTGACCCGCCCGGGCGCGCTGCGCCGGTTGGCGCTGGTCGGCGACGGCGCCGGCGCCTGGGAGGTCGACGGCCGCCCGGCGCCGGCGCTCGACGGCGCGCTCGACGTCGACGTCGGCCTGTCGGTCGTCGCCAACGCC
This Acidimicrobiales bacterium DNA region includes the following protein-coding sequences:
- a CDS encoding methyltransferase domain-containing protein yields the protein MDHVDETRAFFGPRAAGWDERFPGDEPAYERAVADLAPPRGATVLDAGCGTGRAVPALRAAVGPDGTVVAVDATPEMLAEAARRGRGGPGGGGLVLADGLRLPLPAASVDAVLAAGYLPHLPDPVAGLAELGRVTRPGGRLALFHPIGRRALAARHGGEPSTEDPRDPSRLPGLLRSTGWDPGPVDDGDDRYLALATRLA
- a CDS encoding putative glycolipid-binding domain-containing protein, which gives rise to MAAAVHVWVGEDGPRSEAATVDVDRGSGVLRAAVTVAWFGPEPWRLDYEVSTHAGYATAGVSLVVTRPGALRRLALVGDGAGAWEVDGRPAPALDGALDVDVGLSVVANALPVLRCGLLAPEAQVVDLGVARVAVPDLTVERDEQRYEPLGGGRVRFRSGGFSAELTVDADGLVRRYPDLAVRVGR